Proteins encoded within one genomic window of Methanobrevibacter arboriphilus JCM 13429 = DSM 1125:
- a CDS encoding anaerobic ribonucleoside-triphosphate reductase activating protein produces METGGTLISSVEYNGKISLVIFMAHCPLRCPYCHNAELLETGEETPLEDILGIISDSSDYIDAVVISGGEPLVQLDNTIEVLKYSKSLGLKTKVDTSGCYPRRIKKILNFTDYVAVDIKAPFDKYGEIIGSDIGKNVEKSMKIINNSKNTFLECRTTYVPTLLNHEDIKQISREIDCDVYTLQQFRNNNVLDENLKDVKNPNPSELKELAKEIKPILKKVKVKTSEFGEECI; encoded by the coding sequence ATGGAAACAGGAGGAACTTTAATATCTTCAGTTGAGTATAATGGAAAGATATCTTTAGTTATATTTATGGCACATTGTCCTTTAAGATGTCCATATTGTCATAATGCAGAATTATTGGAAACTGGTGAAGAAACACCTTTGGAGGATATTTTGGGAATTATTAGTGATTCTTCAGATTATATAGATGCTGTTGTAATATCTGGAGGAGAACCTTTGGTTCAGTTAGATAATACAATTGAAGTATTAAAATATTCAAAGTCTTTAGGTCTTAAGACCAAAGTTGATACAAGTGGTTGTTATCCTAGACGCATAAAAAAAATTTTAAATTTCACTGATTATGTTGCTGTGGATATTAAAGCTCCATTTGATAAATATGGGGAAATTATAGGTTCAGATATTGGTAAAAATGTTGAAAAAAGTATGAAAATAATTAATAACAGTAAAAATACTTTTTTAGAGTGTAGAACTACTTATGTCCCTACACTTTTGAATCATGAAGATATTAAACAAATTTCTCGTGAAATTGATTGTGATGTTTATACATTACAACAATTTAGAAATAATAATGTATTAGATGAAAATTTAAAAGATGTTAAAAATCCAAATCCTTCAGAACTTAAAGAATTAGCTAAAGAAATAAAGCCTATTTTAAAAAAAGTAAAAGTAAAAACATCAGAGTTTGGAGAAGAGTGTATTTAG
- the hisC gene encoding histidinol-phosphate transaminase, whose amino-acid sequence MRVRKIVNELDPYIPGRSQDEIAEEFGLKKEDIIKLGSNENPWGPSKKAISSIENELSSINRYPESDLSDLKKEIASYSGVNSSQVIVGGDGADEIIDILAKTFIEEGDEFIVPLPSYMYYEFLFKPYGAIPVYGKWNLEDNTLDLDSIISKINEKTKMIFLCSPNNPTGALVSREDIINILEITEEKEIVLVIDEAYFEYSEVNNVDLINNNSNVFIMRTMSKVFGLAGMRVGYGLANSEMIEYMHRIKPVFSLTKLSYFAALNTLKDKEYIEKSIKKGIESREFLFEELSKINSLNVLQSCSNYILIGIKEIGITAKDLSQKLMEKGVIVRDCTSFKGLDEYWIRVSIGTIEEDKKFLEIFNRIISDI is encoded by the coding sequence ATGAGAGTAAGAAAAATAGTAAATGAATTAGATCCTTATATTCCTGGAAGGTCTCAAGATGAGATAGCTGAAGAATTTGGTTTGAAAAAAGAAGATATAATTAAATTAGGGTCTAATGAAAACCCATGGGGTCCTTCAAAAAAAGCTATTTCTAGTATTGAAAATGAATTAAGTTCTATAAATCGCTATCCTGAATCTGATTTATCTGATTTAAAAAAGGAGATTGCAAGTTATTCGGGAGTTAATAGTTCACAAGTTATTGTTGGTGGAGATGGTGCTGATGAAATTATTGATATCTTAGCAAAAACATTTATAGAAGAAGGAGATGAATTTATTGTTCCTTTACCATCCTATATGTATTATGAATTTTTGTTTAAACCATATGGGGCGATTCCTGTTTATGGAAAGTGGAATTTAGAAGATAATACTCTTGATCTTGATTCTATTATATCTAAAATAAATGAAAAAACAAAAATGATATTTTTATGCTCTCCTAATAATCCTACTGGTGCTTTGGTATCTAGAGAGGATATAATTAATATTTTAGAAATTACTGAAGAAAAAGAAATAGTTTTAGTTATAGATGAAGCCTATTTTGAGTATTCTGAAGTAAATAATGTAGATCTTATAAATAATAATTCAAATGTTTTTATAATGAGGACAATGTCTAAAGTTTTTGGATTAGCTGGTATGAGAGTTGGATATGGCCTTGCAAATTCTGAAATGATAGAATATATGCATAGAATAAAACCAGTATTTTCGCTTACGAAACTTTCTTATTTTGCAGCATTAAATACACTTAAAGATAAAGAATATATTGAAAAATCAATAAAAAAAGGTATTGAAAGTAGAGAATTTTTATTTGAAGAGTTATCTAAAATAAATTCATTAAATGTTCTTCAATCATGTTCTAATTATATTTTAATTGGAATAAAAGAAATTGGAATTACTGCAAAAGATTTATCTCAGAAACTTATGGAAAAGGGCGTAATTGTTAGGGATTGTACTTCATTTAAAGGATTAGATGAATATTGGATTAGGGTTAGCATTGGTACAATAGAAGAAGATAAAAAATTTTTAGAAATTTTTAATAGGATTATTAGTGATATATAA
- a CDS encoding gamma carbonic anhydrase family protein produces MVINNLNDLKPVLHKSVRIFEGSHIIGDVKIGENSSVWYNAVIRGDRGPIIIGKSTNIQDNCVIHCSDTLTTTLKDFVSVGHGAIIHGCEIGENVIIGMNATILNDSKIGDDSIVGAGSVVTEGKEFPEKSLILGIPGRVVRQLTSDEINKIKLNALNYVKLMKDY; encoded by the coding sequence ATGGTTATTAATAATTTAAATGATTTAAAACCAGTATTGCATAAATCTGTGAGAATTTTTGAGGGTTCTCATATTATCGGTGATGTAAAAATAGGTGAAAATTCTTCTGTGTGGTATAATGCAGTTATTAGGGGGGATAGAGGACCTATAATAATAGGTAAATCTACTAATATTCAAGATAATTGTGTTATTCATTGTTCTGATACTTTAACCACTACATTAAAGGATTTTGTTTCAGTAGGTCATGGTGCGATTATCCATGGCTGTGAAATAGGTGAAAATGTTATTATTGGAATGAATGCAACAATTTTAAATGATTCAAAAATTGGTGATGATTCTATTGTTGGTGCAGGGTCTGTTGTAACAGAAGGAAAAGAATTTCCAGAAAAAAGTTTAATTTTAGGCATTCCTGGAAGAGTAGTAAGACAATTAACTTCTGATGAAATAAATAAAATTAAATTAAATGCATTAAATTATGTGAAATTAATGAAAGATTATTAG
- the glmU gene encoding bifunctional sugar-1-phosphate nucleotidylyltransferase/acetyltransferase, protein MKAIILSAGEGTRMRPLTLTKPKTMLPVAGKPIIQYNIESLRDSGVTDILLIVNYKEDMVRNYFKDGKDLGVNITYKKQEKLSGTANAIGYGEDFVDDEFIVLNGDIILDTALLMNIIDEYYKINPDTLMVLTEVEDPTLFGVVEIKENIVNKIIEKPTIDEAPSNYVNTGIYIFNKDIFEKIAKTKKSSRGEYEITDSLAMQIDDGKTIWGFKSNKKWLDVGRPWELIEINEYFLEEITTNIKGKVEPGAHIHGNIHLGEGSVIRSGVYIMGSVYIGEDCDIGPNCYIRGSTYLGNNVNVGNAVEIKNSIIMDDTNVNHLSYVGDSVIGSNCNIAAGTNVANLRFDNETVKTTIKDEKIDSGRRKLGAIFGDSVKTGINSSFSPGVKVGCNSSVGSDVLLYEDLDSDKVVLVKQEHIITNKKED, encoded by the coding sequence TTGAAAGCTATAATTTTAAGCGCAGGGGAAGGAACAAGAATGAGGCCTTTAACACTTACTAAGCCGAAGACAATGCTTCCAGTAGCAGGTAAACCTATTATACAATATAATATTGAGTCTTTAAGAGATAGTGGGGTTACTGATATTCTTTTAATTGTAAATTATAAGGAAGATATGGTTAGAAATTATTTTAAGGATGGAAAAGACCTTGGAGTCAATATAACTTATAAAAAACAAGAAAAATTATCTGGAACTGCTAATGCTATTGGGTATGGTGAAGATTTTGTTGATGATGAATTTATAGTTTTAAATGGGGATATAATACTTGACACTGCTCTTTTGATGAATATTATAGATGAATATTATAAAATCAATCCTGATACTTTAATGGTTTTAACAGAAGTTGAAGATCCAACTCTCTTTGGTGTTGTTGAAATTAAAGAAAATATAGTCAATAAAATAATTGAAAAACCAACCATTGATGAAGCACCAAGTAATTATGTCAATACGGGGATTTATATATTTAATAAAGATATATTTGAAAAAATAGCAAAAACAAAAAAGTCTTCAAGGGGAGAGTATGAGATTACTGATTCATTAGCTATGCAAATTGATGATGGTAAGACTATTTGGGGATTTAAATCTAATAAAAAATGGCTTGATGTGGGGCGCCCTTGGGAGCTAATTGAAATTAATGAATATTTTTTAGAAGAAATTACTACTAATATTAAAGGTAAAGTAGAGCCTGGTGCTCATATTCATGGTAATATTCATCTTGGTGAAGGTAGTGTGATTAGATCAGGAGTTTACATAATGGGCTCTGTTTATATCGGAGAAGATTGTGATATTGGTCCAAATTGCTATATTAGAGGAAGTACTTATCTTGGTAATAATGTTAATGTTGGTAATGCTGTTGAGATAAAAAATTCAATAATAATGGATGATACTAATGTTAATCATTTAAGTTATGTTGGTGATTCTGTTATTGGATCTAATTGTAATATAGCTGCTGGTACAAATGTAGCTAACTTAAGATTTGATAATGAAACAGTTAAAACAACAATAAAAGATGAAAAAATTGATAGTGGTAGACGTAAACTTGGTGCAATCTTTGGTGATTCTGTTAAAACTGGAATTAACTCAAGTTTCAGTCCTGGGGTGAAAGTTGGTTGTAATTCTTCTGTTGGTTCTGATGTTTTGCTTTATGAAGATCTTGATTCTGATAAGGTTGTTTTAGTAAAACAAGAACATATAATTACTAATAAAAAAGAGGATTAG
- the glmM gene encoding phosphoglucosamine mutase, translating into MPVNTNNKKLFGTSGIRGKIGEEVTSNLALNVAKALATYLGGTGNVVLGYDTRTTNKMLDNAITAGLLESGVNVLKIGMVPTPLVGYAVKTLNADAGIMITASHNPSQYNGIKIWNSNGMAYTPSQEREIENIYYSKEFEEAGWDNIGTIYHDKEIKQKYINNLLSIVDIKPGLKVVIDCASGAGSELSPLIFRMAGCEVITLNSQVDGFFPGRNPEPNEANLGDLMKIVIATGADLGIAHDGDADRMIAIDGNGRVGDFDKLLAIISGYMAEKYGENDLKVITTVDAGICLDESLDHVNGKIIRTKVGDVNVAESIIEENAIFGGEPSGTWLHPDFCMCPDGILSGLRMAEIVSKKGSLSKLLDNIPNYSNIREKINCSKEDKLKVMENMEKLLIKSFDDVIDVNTIDGVRLTFSDDSWVLVRPSGTEDYIRVTLEAKTIENANLIRDISVKIIKDNLN; encoded by the coding sequence ATGCCTGTTAATACTAATAATAAAAAGCTTTTTGGAACTTCTGGAATAAGGGGAAAAATTGGTGAAGAAGTTACATCAAACCTTGCCTTGAATGTTGCAAAAGCATTAGCCACTTATTTAGGGGGGACTGGAAATGTTGTTTTGGGTTATGATACAAGAACAACTAATAAAATGCTTGACAATGCAATTACTGCGGGATTGCTTGAATCAGGAGTCAATGTTTTAAAAATAGGTATGGTTCCAACACCTCTTGTAGGTTATGCTGTTAAAACTTTAAATGCTGATGCAGGAATAATGATTACAGCATCTCATAATCCTTCACAATATAATGGTATTAAGATATGGAATAGTAATGGAATGGCATATACTCCTTCTCAAGAAAGAGAAATAGAAAATATATATTATTCAAAAGAATTTGAAGAAGCTGGCTGGGACAATATTGGAACGATTTATCATGATAAAGAAATTAAACAAAAATATATTAACAATCTTTTGAGCATTGTTGATATTAAACCAGGATTAAAAGTAGTGATTGACTGTGCTTCAGGTGCAGGTTCTGAATTATCTCCATTGATATTTAGAATGGCAGGATGTGAAGTTATTACTCTAAATTCTCAAGTTGATGGATTTTTCCCTGGCAGAAATCCTGAACCAAATGAGGCGAATTTAGGGGACTTAATGAAGATTGTTATAGCTACTGGGGCTGATTTAGGGATAGCTCATGATGGTGATGCTGATAGAATGATTGCAATAGATGGAAATGGTAGAGTTGGAGATTTTGATAAGTTATTAGCAATAATATCAGGATATATGGCTGAAAAATATGGGGAAAATGATTTAAAGGTTATTACTACTGTTGATGCGGGTATATGTCTCGATGAATCTTTAGATCATGTTAATGGTAAGATCATTAGGACAAAAGTCGGTGATGTGAATGTAGCCGAGTCTATAATTGAAGAAAATGCTATATTTGGTGGGGAACCTTCTGGAACATGGTTGCATCCTGATTTTTGTATGTGTCCTGATGGTATTCTTTCAGGTCTTAGGATGGCAGAAATTGTATCAAAAAAAGGTTCTCTTTCTAAACTTTTAGATAATATTCCAAATTATTCAAACATTAGGGAAAAAATAAACTGTTCTAAAGAAGATAAGCTTAAAGTAATGGAAAATATGGAAAAATTACTAATAAAATCTTTTGATGATGTTATTGATGTTAATACAATTGATGGAGTTAGATTAACATTTTCAGATGATAGTTGGGTTTTAGTTAGACCTTCTGGAACAGAAGATTATATTAGAGTGACTTTAGAGGCTAAAACCATTGAAAATGCAAATTTAATAAGAGATATTTCGGTTAAAATAATTAAAGATAATTTGAATTAG
- a CDS encoding 2,3-bisphosphoglycerate-independent phosphoglycerate mutase, with product MKGMILIMDGLGDRPLKDLNGMTPLQAAKTPNMDKMAEKGINGLMDSIKPGIIPGSDTAHISILGYDPYEIYTGRGPFEASGVGVDILPGDIAFRCNFSTADSNKIITDRRAGRIRDGTKDIINTLNGMIIEGYEDVKIIFKESTGHRAVLVLRSEGHESLSDAVSDADPKNEGKPPKTVFPTDDTKEAVRTADILNKIVDTSYEMIKDHPVNQEREKNGEPPANIIVPRGAGAVPEVESINEKYNLNSLCIAETGLIMGIGRFAGMDIIEVEGATGGTDTNLDNIIDEIVKHATGNEYNFLLINIDGADEAGHDGSFEEKLEFIEKVDKIVIKKLLEIEDCYIILTADHSTPISRMDHTADPVPIIINGPEVRIDNVKEFNEIEAHKGGLCRIRGSDVMDILMDLMNNSSKFGA from the coding sequence ATGAAAGGAATGATTTTAATAATGGATGGACTTGGAGATCGCCCATTAAAAGATTTAAATGGAATGACTCCATTACAAGCAGCTAAAACCCCAAACATGGATAAAATGGCTGAAAAAGGTATTAATGGATTGATGGATTCTATTAAACCTGGTATAATTCCTGGAAGTGATACTGCCCATATTTCAATACTTGGTTATGATCCTTATGAGATTTATACTGGAAGAGGTCCTTTTGAAGCTTCTGGTGTTGGTGTTGATATTTTACCAGGGGATATAGCATTCAGATGTAATTTTTCAACTGCTGATAGTAATAAAATAATCACTGATAGGCGTGCTGGAAGAATAAGGGATGGAACAAAAGATATTATTAATACTCTTAATGGAATGATTATTGAAGGGTATGAAGATGTAAAAATTATTTTTAAAGAGTCGACTGGTCATAGAGCAGTTCTTGTTCTTAGATCTGAAGGTCATGAATCTCTTTCAGATGCAGTTTCAGATGCAGATCCTAAAAATGAAGGAAAACCTCCAAAAACAGTTTTTCCAACTGATGATACTAAAGAAGCTGTTAGAACCGCAGATATTTTAAATAAAATTGTTGATACGTCTTATGAAATGATTAAAGATCATCCTGTTAACCAAGAAAGAGAAAAAAATGGTGAACCTCCTGCGAATATAATTGTACCTAGAGGTGCTGGTGCAGTACCTGAGGTTGAATCTATAAATGAAAAATATAATCTTAATTCTCTATGTATTGCAGAAACTGGACTTATTATGGGTATAGGAAGGTTTGCGGGTATGGATATTATTGAAGTTGAGGGGGCCACTGGTGGAACAGATACTAACCTTGATAATATTATTGATGAGATTGTTAAACATGCAACTGGTAATGAATATAATTTTTTACTTATAAATATTGATGGGGCAGATGAAGCTGGTCATGATGGTAGTTTTGAAGAGAAATTGGAATTTATAGAGAAAGTTGATAAGATTGTTATAAAGAAATTATTAGAAATTGAAGATTGTTATATAATATTGACTGCAGATCATTCAACTCCAATTTCTAGGATGGATCATACTGCAGATCCAGTTCCAATAATTATTAATGGTCCTGAAGTCAGAATTGATAATGTAAAAGAATTTAATGAAATAGAAGCTCATAAAGGAGGACTTTGCAGAATACGTGGTTCTGATGTTATGGACATTTTAATGGATTTAATGAATAATTCTTCTAAATTTGGAGCTTAA
- a CDS encoding TIGR00297 family protein: MEETLMINWGYVVLLLLVGAFIYNRKALDLWGTLAMVIMGIIIIFSAGISWLLLILIFLILSLVATRHSKYYKQNLGIYEGKRTAKNVISNGVVAFIMAAFGGYYLPLVGGFIGAIATATADTLASEIGILQRPRLITTMRKVDPGTDGAISVLGTLVGIIGAAIIGIAAFFLGIISDPFLSLKIAVVSGTVGCFMDSILGAVFERRNFINNEHVNLLATITGALVGIISTL; the protein is encoded by the coding sequence ATGGAAGAGACCTTAATGATAAATTGGGGGTATGTAGTTTTGCTTCTATTAGTGGGAGCTTTCATCTATAATCGAAAGGCTTTAGATTTATGGGGAACTCTTGCTATGGTTATTATGGGTATTATAATAATATTTTCTGCAGGTATCAGCTGGTTACTTCTAATATTAATTTTCTTAATTTTAAGTCTTGTTGCTACAAGACATAGTAAATATTATAAACAGAATTTAGGAATATATGAAGGTAAAAGAACTGCAAAAAATGTTATTTCTAATGGTGTTGTTGCCTTCATAATGGCTGCATTCGGAGGTTATTATCTTCCACTTGTAGGGGGTTTTATAGGAGCTATTGCTACTGCTACTGCTGATACATTAGCAAGTGAGATTGGAATACTTCAAAGACCACGCCTTATAACTACAATGAGAAAAGTTGATCCTGGAACTGATGGTGCGATTTCTGTCCTTGGTACATTGGTGGGGATAATTGGGGCAGCTATAATTGGTATTGCAGCATTTTTTTTAGGTATAATATCTGACCCGTTTCTTTCTTTAAAAATTGCAGTTGTTTCTGGTACTGTCGGTTGTTTTATGGATAGTATACTTGGAGCAGTTTTTGAAAGAAGAAATTTCATAAACAATGAGCATGTTAATCTTTTAGCTACTATAACTGGAGCTTTAGTTGGTATAATTTCAACTTTATGA
- a CDS encoding 30S ribosomal protein S3ae, translating into MAKAKRRRARDTWKEKSWYTIKTPVAFGDKEIGETPSRDPDFLIGRGVEVTMRELTGDFSKQYIKLKFEVDNVAGDIANTKFTGHKVTTDYVRSMIRRGTSRIDTHVVIKTKDDHKMKLHVLAITTRRSKSSQQKFMRETITGLVQKLASERSYEDVIETSVNGRMASEIYHRAKKIYPLKRVEIIKSKVLD; encoded by the coding sequence ATGGCAAAGGCAAAAAGAAGAAGAGCACGTGATACATGGAAAGAAAAATCTTGGTATACAATTAAAACTCCTGTGGCATTTGGAGATAAAGAAATTGGGGAAACTCCTTCTAGAGATCCTGACTTTTTAATAGGTAGGGGTGTAGAAGTCACTATGAGGGAATTGACTGGTGATTTTTCTAAACAATACATAAAATTAAAGTTTGAAGTTGATAATGTAGCTGGAGATATAGCTAATACTAAATTTACTGGTCATAAGGTAACAACTGATTATGTAAGAAGTATGATTAGAAGAGGAACAAGTAGGATTGATACTCATGTTGTTATTAAGACTAAAGACGATCATAAAATGAAACTTCATGTTTTAGCTATAACTACAAGAAGGTCTAAATCTTCCCAACAAAAGTTCATGAGAGAAACAATCACTGGACTTGTTCAAAAATTAGCAAGTGAAAGAAGCTATGAAGATGTAATTGAAACTTCTGTTAATGGAAGAATGGCTTCTGAGATATATCATAGAGCTAAAAAGATTTATCCTCTTAAAAGAGTAGAAATTATTAAAAGTAAAGTATTAGATTAA
- a CDS encoding flavodoxin family protein, protein MKCIIIYESIHHNNTEKVAKVIADEIGAELVNVRDFNKNYENLDEYDLVGVGSGIYYGKIHKNIKNFIDTTEHMDNQKSFIFTTSGRTKSSFNEKFKDFLNSRGFNVIADFNCKGFDTFGPLKIVGGINKEHPNEDDLNNAKKFAKSLK, encoded by the coding sequence ATGAAGTGTATTATTATATATGAATCAATACATCATAATAATACTGAAAAAGTAGCTAAAGTAATTGCAGATGAAATTGGTGCGGAATTAGTAAATGTGAGAGATTTCAATAAGAACTACGAAAATCTGGATGAATATGATTTAGTTGGTGTTGGTTCTGGTATATATTATGGGAAAATTCATAAAAACATTAAAAATTTTATTGATACTACTGAACATATGGATAATCAGAAAAGCTTTATTTTTACTACAAGTGGTAGAACTAAAAGTAGCTTCAATGAGAAGTTTAAAGATTTTTTAAATTCCAGAGGATTTAATGTCATAGCTGATTTTAATTGTAAAGGTTTTGACACTTTTGGCCCACTTAAAATTGTTGGAGGTATAAATAAGGAACATCCTAATGAAGATGATTTGAATAATGCAAAAAAATTTGCAAAGTCTTTAAAATAA
- a CDS encoding NifB/NifX family molybdenum-iron cluster-binding protein codes for MRIAVASSDGKNVDLHFGKASSICIFDFDEEGNNKKFIEKRSVEFNPGEKHQWMKTLNAIKDCDVVICVQAGFKSKFGIEESGIKLVEDDGPIDEALNRYIDHYNFMKTPI; via the coding sequence ATGAGAATTGCTGTTGCTTCATCTGATGGAAAAAATGTTGATCTTCATTTTGGAAAAGCTAGTTCTATCTGTATTTTTGATTTTGATGAAGAAGGGAATAATAAAAAATTTATTGAAAAAAGATCTGTTGAATTTAACCCTGGAGAAAAACATCAGTGGATGAAGACTTTGAATGCAATTAAGGATTGTGATGTGGTTATTTGTGTTCAAGCAGGATTTAAGTCAAAGTTTGGAATTGAAGAATCTGGTATAAAACTTGTTGAAGATGACGGTCCTATTGATGAAGCTTTAAATCGTTATATTGATCATTATAATTTTATGAAGACTCCAATATAA
- a CDS encoding flavodoxin family protein → MADVILLSGSPRKNSNTVEVLEVCADEIEKNGLSTEILNLRGMQIQSCIACNKCIEEGNCVLKDGLDEIIEKIRKADGFIPAAPVYFGTARGDIMAALQRIGKVSRGTDQFLSWMVGGPIAVARRGGQTLTLQEMAMVFPINNMIMVGSNYWNMVFALEEGTASEDEEGIGTIKLFAENVAKLINKIRD, encoded by the coding sequence ATGGCAGATGTAATTTTATTAAGTGGAAGTCCTAGGAAAAATAGTAATACTGTTGAAGTTTTAGAAGTATGTGCTGATGAAATAGAAAAAAATGGATTAAGTACTGAGATTTTAAATCTTCGTGGAATGCAAATTCAGTCTTGTATAGCTTGTAATAAGTGTATAGAAGAGGGAAATTGTGTTTTAAAAGACGGACTTGATGAAATCATTGAAAAAATAAGAAAAGCTGATGGATTTATCCCTGCAGCACCTGTTTATTTTGGGACAGCTAGAGGGGATATAATGGCGGCTCTTCAAAGAATTGGAAAAGTTTCTCGTGGAACCGATCAATTTCTTTCATGGATGGTTGGTGGTCCAATAGCTGTAGCTAGAAGAGGTGGTCAGACTTTAACACTTCAAGAAATGGCAATGGTTTTCCCTATAAACAATATGATCATGGTAGGTTCAAATTATTGGAATATGGTTTTTGCACTTGAAGAAGGTACTGCTAGTGAAGATGAAGAAGGTATTGGAACAATAAAATTATTTGCTGAAAATGTTGCTAAATTAATTAATAAAATTAGAGACTAA
- a CDS encoding DUF2178 domain-containing protein produces MITLIPTIRYYKELDKFFKSRNGEIIEDERTQYIDERASLPAFGSVMGIIIYAAIAIFTLRNIYPQYTPMSYAFFFTAIIGIIIFLISRIYFKRKYSE; encoded by the coding sequence ATGATAACTCTTATACCGACAATTAGATATTATAAAGAACTAGATAAATTCTTTAAAAGCAGAAATGGAGAAATAATCGAAGATGAAAGAACACAATATATTGATGAAAGAGCTTCACTTCCAGCTTTTGGATCAGTGATGGGGATAATTATATATGCAGCAATAGCTATTTTTACTCTCAGAAACATATACCCACAATATACTCCAATGTCATATGCATTCTTTTTTACAGCAATTATAGGAATTATAATATTTTTAATAAGTAGAATCTATTTTAAACGAAAATATAGTGAGTAA
- a CDS encoding helix-turn-helix transcriptional regulator: protein MKNRIKEFRAIHDTTQEELAKQLQVSRQTILAIEKDKYDPSLKLAFKIAKFFKVSVEEIFIDK from the coding sequence ATGAAAAATAGAATAAAAGAATTCAGAGCGATACATGACACTACTCAGGAAGAATTAGCTAAACAGCTACAAGTATCAAGACAAACAATTTTAGCTATTGAAAAAGATAAATATGATCCATCACTAAAACTAGCATTTAAAATAGCCAAATTCTTTAAAGTTTCTGTAGAAGAAATATTCATAGATAAATAA
- the mtnP gene encoding S-methyl-5'-thioadenosine phosphorylase gives MIGIIGGSGVYDITKEVDNVEKKIVLTPYGESAEISLFKIGENDVAFMPRHSGDHSSPPHKINYRANIWGLHSLGVKQIIATNAVGSLDEKIHPGSLVIVDDFIDFTFRREKTFYDDTVVHIDVTEPYCNRLRSQIIANKSVVTDGDFVEGGVYVCNEGPRFESPAEVKMLQTLGGNVVGMTGLPEAVLAREKEICYASICLVSNYGASISPNKLTMDEVFEIMEVKGQELINLIYKTVESMNREYDCHCSSALDGAGV, from the coding sequence ATGATAGGTATTATTGGTGGTAGTGGTGTTTATGACATTACAAAAGAGGTTGATAATGTTGAGAAGAAAATAGTTCTGACTCCTTATGGTGAGTCTGCAGAAATTTCTCTTTTTAAAATTGGGGAAAATGATGTAGCATTTATGCCAAGACACTCTGGAGATCACAGTTCACCTCCTCATAAAATTAATTATCGTGCAAATATTTGGGGGCTTCATAGCTTAGGTGTTAAACAAATCATAGCTACAAATGCAGTAGGCTCTTTAGATGAAAAAATTCATCCGGGTTCATTAGTGATAGTTGATGACTTTATTGATTTTACTTTTAGAAGGGAAAAAACATTTTATGATGATACGGTTGTTCATATTGATGTTACAGAACCTTATTGTAATAGGCTGAGGTCTCAAATTATAGCTAATAAATCTGTTGTTACTGATGGTGACTTTGTAGAAGGAGGAGTTTATGTTTGTAATGAAGGTCCACGATTTGAAAGTCCTGCTGAGGTAAAAATGCTTCAAACCTTAGGTGGAAATGTTGTAGGTATGACTGGTCTTCCTGAAGCAGTATTAGCTAGAGAAAAAGAAATATGTTATGCTAGTATTTGCCTTGTTTCTAATTATGGGGCATCTATTTCTCCAAATAAGTTAACAATGGATGAAGTTTTTGAAATAATGGAAGTTAAAGGACAAGAACTTATTAATCTTATTTATAAAACGGTTGAATCAATGAATAGAGAATATGATTGTCATTGTTCATCTGCTTTAGATGGTGCTGGAGTTTAA